Genomic window (Oncorhynchus mykiss isolate Arlee chromosome 28, USDA_OmykA_1.1, whole genome shotgun sequence):
GGGTGTCAGCAGGTAGATGTCAAAGTTTTACTCTTTAGTTCAACTGAGAAAAAGTCAAGCTTGGATCAAATGTGGGATTTCATTGATGTGAATTGAGAAGATGCCATGAAAAGTAATACTGTAGCAAAACTGTAGCCCAGGTCTTCTCTAGATCTTTCGTAGCCTGTGTGTTCAGAACATTCAGTAGCTTTACAAGACAATgtaattgtcacgacttccaccgaagtcgtttCCGCTCCTTGTTCGGGCTGTGTTTTGGtggtcggcgtcaccggtcttctagccatcgtcgatccactttttatttttccatttgttttgtcttgatttcttacacacctggtttccatttccatcattaattgttgtgtatttaaccctctgttcccccatgtccttgtgtggaattgtttgtttgtaagtgcttgtgcactatgttactggtgcgcgtcgggttttgtacccatgtaggTTATTTTTGTATTGCCGTGGATTTTGtcattaaactgctccggctattacctttctctgctctcctgcgtctgacttcactgccaccagttccGCAACCCTTACAGTAATGTACATTGTGATTGATAAGGGACCAGTGTAAATTTCATATAATGATTATGAGGCATCACCCTGTATTTCCCTGAAAGGGAGCAAAAGGCCTATAGTCTGGTTCCAGATGTCTCTGTGTAGCATGGCCCTAGCTCTGTCTGCGCTGTCTTGTGTCTTGCCAATGGTAAGTAAAACAGCATAAGtcgatctgggatcaggctagcaaTGTAGGCTACTACTATTACGTAGATGGGAGAGCCACAACAACAATGATGCAATGACACCTGGTGGATTATATAGGCTCTGCCACTAAACCAGAGACAAGCGATTTGCAAGTATGCTGCTGATAGGAGATGATTGGCCTACTACAGCATTCATGGATCCCTGCCCCACTCACAACAGGCGCAACTGGCAGGCAGACAAAGggccagatcttacaacgcctggataggtactttaagtatcagctaaccacataatatgttatagcaatctgtcagttgATGGCAACCCTTGGTTGATGCAATGCAACGTCGCACCAGGGGAACGAGAACACGCACCAGATATCGGCCGTGTTCAAGAGCATCAAAACgagtgcagtcagtcagtcaaaatttacccatgatacattGTTGTTTTGATCCTCTCAAACTTGGccacagacacatacagagagagctGGGCCCTCACAGTACAactcagtaagacaaaaacaacagtgttcctaaaaaaggtccagttaccaggaccacgaatacaaattccatctagacacctttgccctagagcacacaaaaaatatacatacctcagcctaaacatcagcactacaggtaacttccacaaagctatgaacgagctgagagacaaggcgagaagggcattctatgccatcaaaaggaacataaaattcaacataccaattaggatctggctaaaaatacttgaatcagttatagaacccattgccctttatggttgtgaggcctgggttctgctcaccaaccaagaattcacataatgggacaaacaccaaaaggCACAGGCCTCactgcgaacaccggggcctcactgcgaacaccggggcctcactgcgaaCACCTGGGCCTCACTGCGAACACCTGGTCTCactgcgaacaccggggcctcactgcgaaCACCGgggtttcgctccgccgggctgagcctCCCCaagaagaaagcacaggggcggagcttcggtggcgtaccctagcgctgagagagcacagctgCTATTCCAGCCTCGGACGCacccacctccactatgaacgccaaagagggatccggatgggccagcatggGAGCCGATGTAACAGAGCCCTCCGGTAACTAAAAGCTCTGTCCGCCTCAGCTGTCCACTGCAAGCGCACCtggcccccctttagcagtgaggtaatgggaactgctacctgaccaaaaccttggataaacctccggtagtagttggcaaaccttatgaaccgctgcacctcctttaccgtggtgggagtcggccaattacgcacggctgcaatgcggtcactctccatctccacccctgaggtggaaatgctataccctaggaaggagacggactgttgaaagaacaggcatttctcagcgttggcatacaggtcatgctccaacagtcagtcgaccaagcaccttgcgcaccaaggacacatgctTGGTGTATGttgcggagtatatcagaatgtcatcaaaaTACACCATTACActctgcccgtgcaggtccctgaaaatctcgtctacaaaggcatggaagactgatggagcattcatcaacccgtacggcatgacgaggtactcattgtgcccagaggtggtactaaaagccgtcttccactcatctccctccccgagacacgtgactcctgggaagtgcagcgcctaccaggagatctatcgcacaatcgccCAGTCGATGAGGGGGTAATTGAGTCGCATACTTTTtagagaaggcgagagccaaatcggcatattcagggggaatgcgcacggtggagacatggtctggactctccaccgtagtggcaccaacggaaacccctaaacacttACCAGAGGACTCTCGCGACAACcgtgtgagagccctctgtggccacgAAACAGTGGAGTTATGACAAGTTAACCAGGGTAGCCCCAgtaccacgggaaacgcaggagagtcaataatAAAGAGACTCATTCTCTCCGTATGAccccccctgcgtcaccatgcccaaaggagtggtgacctccctaatcaaccctgaccctaatggttgactatctaaggcgtgaacGGGGAAGGCCACATCCACGGGAacgatggggatccctaaactatgggctaATGATCTAtcaatgaaattcccagccgaATGTtaagaggccatgattattttcatcattgtgtcaagagatatagtgctaaaacacttgagtgtctcccttgatcctaggtcctgacagtgttgtgcagactcaagcacactgagctttggaggaatacgcagatttaaaggggagtccgtaatttgctttctaatgatcattatcttttcatcaaagaagttaatgaatttatcactgctgaagtaaaAGCCATCCTTTCTTGGGGAATGTTGCTTTTTAgctagctttgcgacagtatcaataagaaatgttggattgttcttattttcctcaattaagttagacaaataggatgatcgagcagcagtaagggctcttcggtactgcacagtactgtctttccaagctagtcggaagacttccagtttggtgtggcaccatttccgttccaattttctggaagcttgcttcagagcttgggtattttctgtataccagggagctagtttcttatgagaaatgtttttgtttttaaggGGGGggctgcatctagggtattgcgtaaggttaaattgagttcctcagttaggtggttaactgatttttctACTTTGATGTCCTTTTGTaggcggagggagtctggaagggcatctaggaatctttgtgttgtctgtgaatttatagcatgacttttgatgatccttgttttgggtctgagcagattatttcttgcaattgcaaacgtaataaaatggtggtccgatagtccaggattatgaggaaaaacattaagatccacaacatttattccacgggacaaaactaggtccagagtatgactgtggcagtgagtaggtccagagacatgttggacaaaacccactgagttgatgatggctagtcattgactacagctcagcattcaacaccatagtaccctcaaagctcatcactaagctaagaatcctgggactaaacactccctctgcaactggatcctggacttcctgacgggccgtccccaggtggtgagggtaggtagcaacacatctgccacgctgatcctcaacactggagctccacaggggtgcatgctcagtcccctcctgtactccctgttcacccatgactgcatggccaggcaagactccaacaccatcattaagtttgcagacgacacaacagtggtaggcctgatctcagacaacgacgagacaggcTATAGGGAGGAGTTtaaagacctggccgtgtggtgccagaacaacaacctatccctcaatgtaaccaagactaaggagatgattgtggactacaggaaaaggaggacagagcacgccccattctcatcaacagggctgtagtggagcaggttgagagcttcaagttcctcggtgtccacatcaacaacaaactagaatggtccaaacacaccaagacagtcgtgaagagggcacgacaaagcctattccccctcaggaaacgaaaaagatttggcatgggtcctgagatcctcaaaaggttctacaggcatcactgcctggtactgcAATTGTTCggtctctgaccgcaaggcactacagagggtagtgcgtacggcccagtacatcactggggctaagctgcctgccatccaggtcctctacaccaggcggtgtcagaggaaggccctgaaaattgtcaaagaccccagccaccctagtcatagactgttctctctactaccgcatggcaagcggagTGCCAAgtttaggacaaaaaggcttctcaacagtttttacctccaagccataagactcctgaacaggtaatcaaatggctagccggactatttgcattacaccaaataatgcatgcagagcagaattaggccgatactcgCTAATGATCAAAATAGAGAAAAGAGACGTtatattctacaaccacctaaaaggaagcaattcccaaaccttccataacaaagccatccaTTACAGAGAAATACACCTGGAGAAGAGGCCCCTAAGCAAGCAGGTCCTGGGGCTcttttcacaaacacaaacacaccccaaagggccccaggacagcaacacaattacacccaactaaatcatgagaaaacaaaaagtaaCTCGACACATTGGAAGGAATTTACAAAAAAacggagcaaactagaatgctatttggtcctaaacagagagcacacagtggcagaatacctgaccactgtgactgacccaaaatgaaggaaatctttgactatttacagactcagtgagtttagccttgctattgagaaagtccgcagaaggcagacctggctctcaagagaagacagactatgCACACAAAATGcccacactgcccacaaaatgagttggaaactgacctgcacttcctaacctcatgCCAAATATATGGCCATATTAGAGGCACATATTTCCCACAatgaattcgaaaacaaatcaaattttgataaactcccatatctattgggtgaaataccacagtgtgcaatcacagcagcaagatttgtgacctgttgccacaagaaaagggcaaccagtgaagaacaaacaacattgtaaatacaacctatatttatgtttatttattttcacttttgtacttgaactattttcaCATCATTTCAACACTGTATAtggacataatatgacatttgaaatgtctttattattttggaacttttgtaggtgtaatgtttactgttccttttttaatgtttatttaacttttttttaaatgatctattttacctgctttggcaatgtaaacatatgtttccaatgccaataaatccccttaaattgaaaatattttattgagagagagacaaacacacacgaaAATAACACATACATTGACATGTATGGATGTAAAATTTGCAAAATAGCATAACTTGGCATCTCTCATAATTGTATTTACTTTTTTCAAAAACCCACTGGCTGTATTTGATTGAGCCTCATTTATTGAAATTGAATCaattaatgtatttattattattgaaCGTATTATTCTGATCACTTTTTTCCTTGATAAATTCCGATTGGTACCGGTCGTATCTAGTTATCACAGCTACAAAGTCGTAATTATGGTTTAATCCCGCCTATCTCTACAATGTATCTTCTTGAAACTTTACCActctgctaaccttatgcctatcTCTACCCTTGAATGAAGCCCAaaaagcaaatgtttgttttcatgaatttgtaCGATATAATCCatttttactttgtggctgtggtaactagtgaccaCGGAAGCCAGTGCCGTGACGTATTCAACGTGCGACCGCTTGCATGAAATCGACACAATCAGTCGTGATGTATTTCGCTACAGGCGTCTGGTCGTCCAGGAAAAGAGAGTATACACGAAAATTATGTGGTCCAGGTATCGGCTCATTTGGGTAAATACATGTTGCTACATATTTCTGAATTAATTTGAGTCAGGCAAGACCATACCAAACATGCTGACGTCTGATAGTGTGTGCTACATTTTGGTTAGAGATTTTTTTTTGCTGCACGCTTTGGTCCCAAATCCTTTCCGTGTGTTGTTGCTCTGACACGACACACGAGGGCTAGCTTCAAACGTGGTTTAAATTAGCTAACTAGCATACCGGTAGTTAGGATTCACAGTAGCCAATAATCAAAACATTTGTAATGCCGTGCCAGTATGTACATTGCCAGAGAGTAGGTAACGCTACTATGAACTAGCTAGCAGAGTTATATATTAGTTAAATTAACCATCTTAAGGGCATGTTTCTCTCACCGTGTGGTGTCTATAGTACGTCTAGCCGGTCGGCTGAGAAGGTAAAGAATGGCAAAATAGAAGGCAATGGGCAGGTGTCTTGTTTTCCTTCCTCGGACCCAACTGAAGGCACTCAAATGGGGAGCCATACCCTGGAGACCATGACCTATTCGAGTCATTCACACAAACGCTGGAAGCTCTCAGCCGTCCAATCAAACACAAGGCTAGAGCTATTAGTCCCTCACTCACTCAAGAGCAGGGAAAAGCACAAACTTCAATTGGAGCCTTCCATTGTCTCTGCTCCATTCCTCCCTCGTGTAGCTATTAGCAACCATGGGCTTGAACCTGACTCAGAGTGCATTGCTCCCACAGACAACACTCAAGCAAATCTGAGATCAGATCTAAAGCAGATCTCTGTGTCTCATACCTGCTCTGACCTGCCCCTGAGTCAGTCCCCCCCCATGCACTCCCCTTGCCCTCCCTCCACAGTGCACATCAATAGACAGCCCTTGCCAGTCACACACGCCTCTTACCTCTGCTGCAGCCCTGTAGCACAGGTCCACGACCCATCCCTAACCACAACCGCAGCCCCCATTAGATCCACAAACCATAGACGACGCCGGAAAAGAGGCATaaagaacaacagaaaaggagtctctcctctctccatgcgaCTCAAGAGGCAGTCGCGGCGCCGGTGTAACATCCAGTTCTGGTGGCAGGTGTGGAGGAAGTGGCGGCACAGGAAGTGGCGGAGAGCCAGCTGTCTCCTCTGGTTCTCCATGATCAGAGCTAAAAGACTGGCGGAAACCAGGAGGCGCCTGTCTATTTTCAACACACAGATGTCTTATACATACACTGGGGAATTGGAGGAAAGTCAGAAATGGCAGAAGGTACGCAAGGGAAAAGAAGTGGTCACTACGGCCATTGCATGTGATGGTCAAGGCCTGGACAGTGCAGAGGACAGCCAGGCAAGTTCAAATTGCATTACACCAACATAGCAGTCAATACAAAGTCCATGAGCATGTACATGTCATCCATTTATATGCTCAGGCCTATCCAAACACATTTATAAATCAATACATGAGACCCATACTGACAGCAATAAAATCCAAAATAGCTAAATACAGTTGACTTATTTAGGAAAAGGGGAGTTTGGAACAGAAGGCGTGTCCGTCTGTGGGCACATCAGTGCTGTGTAGCAACCCTGTCAAGGTGGAGGACCAGGGCACAGTCAGAGCTAGGGATGCGGCCACCGCCACTAAACAGGACAAGTTGGTGACAAAGCGAGCAGTGCCGTATCCACCTCAGAGCCATCGGGCGTCCACGGACGTCAGCTGGGAAGCAACAACGACGCTCATCCATGGTAAATTAGTTTTCCTTAAACTTAAAATGTTTCCTTAAGTGCTGCCTTGAGTGTCTAATGTTCTTTCTATCTCCGTAGAGTTCCTTGACTGCTTCTATGTGAAGTACGGAAGTTTCATCCCATTGAGCAATAACGATGTACTGAGGCACCTTAACAAGAAGCTGAACACTGACCTTACTAAGGGGCAAGTACATAACAAATACAACAGAGAATACATGGTTTTGGTTCCCTCACTTCACAATGCAATATGTGTAGTATGCCCTGTTTTTCCTGATTATGTGGCCTGACTTGGGTATACTAGGCCacggctgcccaaccctcttcctggaaagctactgtcctgtaggttttcagtccaaccctcttcctagaGATCGACTGTcgtgtaggttttcagtccaaccctcttcctggaaaGCTattctcctgtaggttttcagtccaaccctcttcctagaGATCTACTGTcgtgtaggttttcagtccaaccctcttcctggaaagctactgtcctgtaggttttcagtccaaccctcttcctagTGATCTACTGTCGTGTAGGTTTTCAGTTCAACCCTCTTCCTAGAGATCTACCGTCCtctaggttttcagtccaaccctcttcctagaGATtcaccgtcctgtaggttttcagcccaactgtaatttaccacacctgattctattTATTAGCTGTTTATTAGCTGCACACCAAGCTGAATCAAGTATTTTaggttagggttggactgaaaacttACAGGACAGTGGAACTCCtggaagagggttgggcaaccCTGCTCTATGCCCTAGCTGTATCTTCTATCTCTGGCCCTGGACAACTTTAGACCCAAGGTATAGCCTATCCTGTTGAGGTCACATGGTCAAGGAAAAACTCAGGGCCCTAGGAATTATGAGGCTCTCTACTAAATAACAAAACAGTGTTCTGTTCTGCCCTCTTTCATAGGAAGTATTTCATCTCTGTGGTAGTAATGAAGTACCAGGCTGTCCTAGCGCATAGAAGGATGCCCGCTTTCCGGGTGGTCTACAACAAGCACACTCTGACACTGGAAGACTTGTCTACGCTGGACGATCAGAACTGGCTCAATGACCAGGTTGATGCCTTTTACCCAAATCCACCAATTTCACccctgatatacagtgcctttggaaagtattcagaccccttgacttttctaaAAAAAattgatacgttacagccttattcataACTGGATTCAATAAAATAACAATCCTcaggaatctacacacaataccccatcttgacaaactgaaaagaggttatttgacattttagaaaaaaaacagaaatactttattcagaccctttgctatgagacttgaaaattgagctcaggtgcgtattgtttctattgatcatccttgagatgtttctacaacttgattgcagtctacctgtggtaaattcaattgattggacaagatttggaaaggcacacaaatgTCTaaataagatcccacagttgacagtgcatgtcagagcaaaaaacaagccatgaggtcgaaggaattgtctgtagagctcagagacaggattgtgccacggcacagatctggggaggggtaccgaaaaatgtctgcagcattgaagatccccagtaacacagtggcctccatcattctgaaatgaaaAGTTTGGAATCATCAAGACTCTTActcgagctggccgcccggccaaactgagcaatcggagtaataagggccttggtcacgtaggtgaccaaaaaccagatggtcactctgacagagttccagagttcctctgtggagttgggagaaccttccagaaggacaaccatctctgcagcactccaccaatcaggcttttatggtagcgtggccagactgaagccactcctcagtaaaaggcacatgacagcccgcttggagtggtagcatggtagcatccacattaatgtagaactTTTTAGAAGCATATTctgttatttacaataaaagtgactcaaatgacactgtcatttaccattcatttctaatgggcacaaaataatctgaaacacaactggaaaaaaacacagcaaatgcatccaacaaatgtttGTCACAAGCTTCTTGTAATCATTGATTGctgggaatatgggaccaaatactaaacttttgactataataaacacaaaggaatttgtcccaatactttcgtTCCCCTAAAATAGGGGCACTATAccaaaagtgctgtaatttctaaacagttgATAATTCCCTCAAATTAAAGTTCACAGTCTGCACTTCAACCTCGTAGTCATTGTATAATTAAAAATTCAAAGTGCTGGagaacagagccaaaacaacgaCAACAACTGTGTCACTGATCCAATACTTTTAGATCTCATTGTATGTCCATAGACTGAAAACTTTCATGACGGGCTGGGAGTTTCTTCTGACCACGTGACCCGATCAAGAAAAACTGGAGTTCACGTGGTCAGGATCAGAAAAGCCTCTTGGTCCGGCGTAGTCTGGTGCGTCATCGGTCCAAAGTTAACTTGCTCAATGTGATGTGACCCTGTTTTGAAATTATTTTGTGGTTTCCTCTTGAAGGTCATGAATATGTATGGAGAATTAATCATGGAGTCTGCACAACACAAGGTAGGATTTATTTCCCATTATATTTCCTCCATTCTATCAAGAAATATTCATAATGTATTATAATGTGTTACATTATAATAATGAGTCTGATCACAGAGGGGTAGAAATTCTACTTTAGCCTGAATCCTGTTGCAATTGGGCTTATATAACAAATGGGAGCAACTTTGTCGTCCCTCCATTTGATTCATGTGGTCTTGGTTCCTGAATGAGCTTCTTCTTTTTTTACTTGTCTAGGTCCATTTCTTTAACAGCTTCTTCCACCGACAGCTCATGACCAAAGGAT
Coding sequences:
- the LOC110509011 gene encoding sentrin-specific protease 5; the protein is MKSTQSVVMYFATGVWSSRKREYTRKLCGPGIGSFGTSSRSAEKVKNGKIEGNGQVSCFPSSDPTEGTQMGSHTLETMTYSSHSHKRWKLSAVQSNTRLELLVPHSLKSREKHKLQLEPSIVSAPFLPRVAISNHGLEPDSECIAPTDNTQANLRSDLKQISVSHTCSDLPLSQSPPMHSPCPPSTVHINRQPLPVTHASYLCCSPVAQVHDPSLTTTAAPIRSTNHRRRRKRGIKNNRKGVSPLSMRLKRQSRRRCNIQFWWQVWRKWRHRKWRRASCLLWFSMIRAKRLAETRRRLSIFNTQMSYTYTGELEESQKWQKVRKGKEVVTTAIACDGQGLDSAEDSQEKGSLEQKACPSVGTSVLCSNPVKVEDQGTVRARDAATATKQDKLVTKRAVPYPPQSHRASTDVSWEATTTLIHEFLDCFYVKYGSFIPLSNNDVLRHLNKKLNTDLTKGKYFISVVVMKYQAVLAHRRMPAFRVVYNKHTLTLEDLSTLDDQNWLNDQVMNMYGELIMESAQHKVHFFNSFFHRQLMTKGYEGVKRWTRKVDLFSKALLLVPIHLEIHWCLVMADTASKRIHLYDSQGIVFKEAAENVLRYIHTEAKERKQTAFQNGWKMYINERIPQQTNENDCGVFVLEYCRCLALGKPLQFSQGDMPTVRKRIYRELCECKLQD